A genomic region of Castor canadensis chromosome 16, mCasCan1.hap1v2, whole genome shotgun sequence contains the following coding sequences:
- the LOC109677854 gene encoding melanoma inhibitory activity protein 2-like isoform X2 — MSELHRQKIKVEDSVAHAEQLLSAKEDHIRSLTECLLKMKVWPILQEYVTGNGRLQSAMKSGSGNGALLDNQTEEALRKLMYAVKLDGSLKTLEQERNQVYTQLCDVERASEDLKQHIKSVQCEQEILQCENTKLEVENKKLWQNIKKIKELYEENGMKFYMKFMAEDHYQRDIEKKVSKAEEKMRQAAEDLQTYKNAARELEEKLERTNHYYQRQIVSYEQKAYFTSLKVQAAEKQLKYFRKVNASKRQKLLRMLLEFEHLEKCGISNAACGREHFPRDPSPLGEPSSERKAFLSPSVFLEGPFRPPPFLPQGGQGSRRPENPVEHHISNERRQSSNDRVTVPRRAPPETGSLSPPCKQDGRMIFPPSDHPCTDPALPPQRHTSYVPVSSLPMESKVVFPGFVPPVQGPCFPVHPSPGQYFVPRDFCGPPYTPVPMRNVHSLRGFPSYLPPRAAYSPAVATFLK; from the coding sequence ATGAGTGAACTTCATAGACAGAAAATTAAAGTGGAAGACTCTGTGGCACATGCAGAACAACTTCTAAGTGCCAAGGAAGATCACATCAGGTCTCTAACTGAATGCCTGCTAAAGATGAAAGTCTGGCCTATTCTTCAAGAATATGTGACAGGTAACGGGCGCTTGCAATCAGCAATGAAGAGTGGATCAGGAAATGGCGCTCTCTTAGATAACCAGACAGAAGAAGCCTTGAGAAAGCTGATGTATGCTGTGAAGTTAGATGGTTCTTTAAAAACCTTAGAACAAGAAAGGAACCAAGTTTATACACAGTTGTGTGACGTCGAGAGAGCAAGTGAAGATCTTAAACAGCATATTAAAAGTGTCCAGTGTGAACAAGaaattttacagtgtgaaaataCAAAGTTGGAAGTTGAGAATAAGAAACTTTGGCagaatattaagaaaattaaagaactGTATGAAGAGAATGGAATGAAATTCTACATGAAATTTATGGCAGAAGATCATTACCAGCGAGACATAGAGAAGAAAGTttccaaagcagaagaaaagatgagACAGGCGGCTGAAGACCTGCAGACCTATAAAAATGCAGCCAGAGAGCTCGAAGAAAAATTGGAGAGAACCAATCATTATTACCAAAGGCAGATTGTTTCCTATGAACAAAAAGCTTATTTTACCTCCTTGAAAGTTCAGGCTgctgaaaaacaactcaagtatTTTAGGAAAGTCAATGCCAGCAAGAGACAAAAGTTACTGAGAATGCTGTTGGAATTTGAACATTTAGAGAAATGTGGTATTTCAAATGCAGCATGTGGCAGGGAGCATTTTCCACGTGATCCCTCACCATTGGGTGAACCTTCATCAGAAAGGAAAGCTTTCCTGTCTCCTTCAGTTTTCTTGGAAGGTCCATTCAGACCTCCACCTTTTCTTCCTCAGGGAGGACAAGGCTCCAGAAGACCAGAGAATCCTGTAGAGCATCACATTAGCAATGAAAGAAGACAATCAAGCAATGACAGGGTGACTGTCCCTCGTAGAGCACCTCCTGAGACTGGATCCCTGTCTCCTCCATGCAAACAGGATGGAAGAATGATTTTCCCTCCATCAGATCACCCGTGTACTGATCCAGCTCTTCCTCCACAGAGACATACTTCATATGTGCCTGTTTCATCTCTGCCTATGGAAAGTAAAGTAGTGTTTCCAGGTTTTGTTCCTCCTGTCCAAGGTCCATGCTTCCCAGTGCATCCAAGCCCCGGACAGTATTTTGTCCCAAGGGATTTCTGTGGCCCACCATATACCCCAGTTCCAATGAGAAATGTCCATTCACTGAGGGGTTTCCCCAGTTATCTTCCCCCAAGAGCTGCATATTCCCCTGCTGTAGCCACGTTCCTGAAGTAG